Proteins co-encoded in one Desulfurobacterium indicum genomic window:
- the smpB gene encoding SsrA-binding protein SmpB, with translation MSGKRTPEIKNKKAFYDYEILEKYEAGIELKGTEVKSLREGKANLRDSFVRIDNDEAYLFNAYIAPYTHGNLFNHEPTRRRRLLLHKREIKRLLGKSQEKGLTIVPLRMYFNNRGKVKVEIALAKGKKLYDKRETIKRREQEREAQKALKYWR, from the coding sequence ATGTCAGGAAAAAGAACCCCGGAAATAAAGAATAAAAAGGCTTTTTATGACTATGAAATACTGGAAAAGTATGAAGCGGGCATTGAACTTAAAGGAACAGAGGTAAAGTCTTTAAGAGAAGGAAAGGCAAACCTGAGAGATTCATTTGTCAGGATAGATAACGACGAAGCTTACCTTTTTAACGCATACATAGCCCCCTACACCCACGGAAATCTGTTTAACCACGAACCGACAAGGCGGAGAAGACTTCTCCTTCATAAGAGGGAAATAAAAAGACTGCTCGGGAAATCCCAGGAGAAAGGCTTAACAATTGTTCCCCTGAGAATGTATTTCAACAACAGAGGAAAGGTAAAGGTAGAAATTGCCCTTGCAAAAGGTAAAAAGCTCTACGACAAAAGAGAAACCATAAAGAGAAGAGAACAAGAAAGAGAAGCACAGAAAGCTTTAAAATACTGGAGATAG
- a CDS encoding 30S ribosomal protein S1: protein MKEDFAKLLEEYFEKRERKNDIIEGTIIKINGRDVFVDYGGKSEGIVPIEEFEKHPEVGKKVEVCIVEPETEDGYALLSISAVKSLKKWEEMANLLEKEKIATGIIKQRVRGGYKVDIGNGIFAFLPLSQVDIIPVTRPDNWLEKRIKAKVLSIDRKRQSIVISRRQLIEEERARKRKEIIKKLKEGDVAEGTVKNIVDFGIFVDVNGVDGLIHKSDISWSGLKSPFEVTSIGKKIKVKIIKVDKEKERLFLSIKRLTEDPFEKIEETIKPGQTVKGKVVRISSKGIFIELLEDITGFVPVESLKGRKLREKRTYAFTVERIDKEKRRVILRCQEKEPRK from the coding sequence TTGAAAGAGGATTTTGCAAAACTACTTGAGGAATATTTTGAAAAAAGGGAAAGAAAAAACGACATAATAGAGGGAACAATAATAAAAATAAACGGAAGAGACGTATTTGTAGATTATGGGGGGAAATCAGAAGGAATCGTTCCGATAGAAGAGTTTGAAAAACACCCTGAAGTCGGCAAAAAAGTAGAAGTATGCATAGTAGAACCAGAAACCGAAGACGGTTACGCCCTACTATCCATATCAGCTGTCAAGAGTTTAAAGAAATGGGAAGAAATGGCAAACCTCCTTGAAAAAGAAAAAATAGCCACAGGGATTATAAAGCAAAGAGTAAGGGGTGGTTATAAAGTAGACATAGGAAACGGAATCTTTGCATTTCTTCCGCTTTCGCAGGTTGACATAATTCCAGTTACAAGGCCTGATAACTGGCTCGAAAAAAGAATAAAAGCGAAAGTCCTGTCCATAGATAGAAAAAGGCAGAGCATTGTTATATCAAGAAGACAGCTAATAGAGGAAGAAAGGGCAAGAAAAAGAAAAGAGATTATTAAAAAACTTAAAGAAGGTGATGTTGCGGAAGGAACCGTCAAAAACATCGTTGATTTTGGAATATTCGTTGATGTAAACGGCGTAGATGGCCTTATTCATAAAAGTGATATTTCATGGTCAGGACTTAAATCTCCATTTGAAGTTACTTCCATAGGGAAAAAGATAAAGGTAAAAATCATAAAGGTAGACAAAGAAAAAGAGAGGTTATTCCTCTCTATTAAACGTTTAACGGAAGACCCTTTCGAAAAGATAGAAGAGACAATAAAGCCGGGGCAAACGGTGAAGGGAAAGGTTGTCAGAATCTCCTCAAAAGGTATATTTATTGAACTACTAGAAGATATAACTGGATTTGTGCCCGTAGAATCATTAAAGGGACGGAAACTCCGCGAAAAGAGGACATATGCATTCACCGTAGAAAGAATAGACAAAGAGAAAAGGAGAGTTATACTGAGATGTCAGGAAAAAGAACCCCGGAAATAA
- the ispH gene encoding 4-hydroxy-3-methylbut-2-enyl diphosphate reductase — translation MKIVIARSGGFCWGVKRAVNMAIEATKEKGIVYSLGELIHNPQEIKRLENLGIKKINSVDEIIPETTVIIRSHGVPPKTIKALKEKNVKIIDATCPFVKAIQDKAVSLEKEHFPVCILGNSKHPEVIGIAGHVRDPFILETKEDVEKIPEMPKLGVVCQTTLNSEFLSLATSILVHKIKEIKIYNTICKATKVRQEEARKLAQEVDLMIIIGGKNSSNTTKLYLISKKVNKNSYHIESADEIKEEWFDNIKSVGITAGASTPQWIIEEVVGRVETISKRGQAVERGFCKTT, via the coding sequence TTGAAGATCGTAATAGCAAGAAGCGGCGGTTTTTGCTGGGGCGTTAAAAGAGCAGTAAATATGGCTATTGAAGCTACTAAAGAGAAAGGGATTGTATACTCTTTAGGTGAACTCATTCACAATCCCCAGGAAATCAAAAGACTCGAAAATCTGGGCATAAAAAAGATCAATTCCGTAGACGAAATAATTCCCGAAACAACGGTAATAATAAGATCCCATGGCGTTCCTCCAAAAACAATAAAGGCATTAAAGGAAAAAAATGTGAAGATAATAGATGCAACCTGTCCTTTTGTTAAAGCAATTCAAGATAAGGCTGTTTCCCTTGAAAAAGAGCATTTCCCTGTCTGCATACTTGGAAACAGTAAACACCCGGAAGTAATAGGTATTGCCGGTCATGTAAGAGATCCCTTTATCCTCGAAACAAAAGAAGACGTGGAAAAAATTCCTGAAATGCCAAAATTGGGCGTCGTATGTCAAACAACCCTCAATTCTGAATTTCTATCTCTGGCAACATCTATACTTGTCCACAAGATAAAAGAGATAAAAATCTACAACACGATATGCAAAGCGACAAAAGTCCGACAGGAAGAGGCAAGAAAGTTAGCCCAAGAAGTTGATCTGATGATAATAATAGGCGGGAAAAACAGCTCCAACACAACGAAACTTTATCTTATTTCAAAAAAAGTAAATAAAAACAGCTATCACATAGAATCTGCTGATGAAATAAAAGAAGAATGGTTCGATAATATAAAAAGTGTGGGTATAACGGCAGGAGCATCAACACCTCAATGGATTATCGAAGAGGTGGTGGGAAGGGTAGAGACTATTTCCAAAAGGGGACAAGCAGTTGAAAGAGGATTTTGCAAAACTACTTGA
- a CDS encoding lysophospholipid acyltransferase family protein: protein MEPIVKSYPWLKRKRAYYIWLKTVGALIAKLGHLQVEGKENIPEEGPILVVSNHRSFVDPPLVAYAVMKRPVFFMAKEELFKTPILSSLIKHWGNGFPVKRGSSDLKALKTALAVLKKGELLAIFPEGTRAPTEKFLKPKIGAGMIAVKANVPVVPCLINGSEELLPKGAKFLKTANVKIKFGKPFKLNLEDKKENYIKAANLMMDKIKELKD from the coding sequence ATGGAACCAATTGTTAAATCTTATCCATGGTTAAAGAGAAAAAGAGCTTACTACATTTGGCTAAAAACTGTAGGTGCACTAATAGCGAAGTTAGGGCACCTTCAGGTAGAAGGAAAGGAAAACATACCTGAAGAGGGTCCTATCTTGGTTGTTTCAAACCACAGAAGTTTTGTTGATCCACCCCTTGTAGCCTATGCCGTTATGAAAAGGCCTGTTTTCTTTATGGCGAAAGAAGAACTCTTTAAAACACCTATTCTCTCCAGCCTGATAAAGCATTGGGGAAACGGTTTCCCCGTAAAAAGAGGAAGTTCAGACCTTAAAGCTCTTAAAACTGCCCTTGCTGTTCTTAAAAAAGGTGAACTTCTTGCCATATTTCCTGAAGGGACAAGAGCACCAACAGAAAAGTTTTTAAAACCAAAAATAGGCGCAGGAATGATAGCTGTAAAGGCAAATGTCCCTGTTGTGCCGTGCTTAATAAACGGAAGCGAAGAGCTCCTTCCAAAAGGAGCAAAATTTTTAAAAACGGCAAATGTTAAAATCAAATTTGGAAAACCTTTCAAACTTAACCTTGAAGATAAAAAGGAAAATTACATAAAAGCTGCAAATCTTATGATGGATAAAATCAAGGAGCTTAAAGATTGA
- a CDS encoding HIT family protein: MNCPFCRREELPVVLSNEYSFAIFDKYPVTPGHMLIIPKRHVSSWFDITKEERDSILELIEEGKKLLDVNFHPDGYNIGVNIGKAAGQTIFHLHVHLIPRYEGDIDNPTGGVRGVIPERRIYKRRL; encoded by the coding sequence ATGAATTGTCCGTTCTGCAGGAGGGAAGAGTTACCAGTTGTTCTTTCTAATGAGTATAGCTTTGCCATATTTGATAAGTATCCAGTAACACCAGGACATATGCTTATTATTCCCAAAAGGCATGTTAGTAGCTGGTTTGATATTACGAAGGAGGAAAGAGATTCTATACTGGAGTTAATAGAAGAGGGAAAAAAGTTGCTTGATGTGAATTTTCATCCTGATGGTTACAATATTGGTGTTAACATAGGGAAGGCTGCAGGTCAGACGATATTTCACTTGCACGTTCACCTTATCCCAAGGTATGAAGGTGATATTGACAACCCGACAGGTGGTGTCAGGGGAGTTATTCCAGAGAGAAGAATTTATAAGAGGCGGCTGTGA
- a CDS encoding nitrilase-related carbon-nitrogen hydrolase codes for MKAFAIQFETVAGQYERNWNRALTFLNFSSPFSLVVFPEVFLTGFDYENLDRAAEFSYSVFDSLRMFSESFSSVFVFTILEKVNGTFYNVVKVVDKGKEVLSRAKIKLFSPFDEDKYFSSGEISEDLKLVETSCGVIAPFICFELRFPELFLYLRQEGAQIFTVSAQWGKARREHWKTLLRARAIENQRFVVASNGVGEMAGFSVIVDPWGRIISEAGDGESLIHGDINLAVISQVETKLPMR; via the coding sequence GTGAAAGCTTTTGCTATTCAATTTGAGACGGTTGCGGGGCAGTATGAGCGAAATTGGAACAGAGCACTGACATTTCTTAACTTCAGTTCTCCCTTTTCACTGGTTGTTTTTCCCGAGGTTTTTCTTACCGGTTTTGATTACGAAAATCTTGATAGAGCTGCAGAGTTTTCTTATTCGGTTTTTGATTCTCTGAGAATGTTTTCAGAATCTTTTTCTTCTGTTTTCGTTTTTACGATTCTTGAGAAAGTTAACGGCACTTTTTACAATGTTGTAAAAGTTGTAGATAAAGGGAAAGAAGTGCTTTCAAGAGCTAAGATAAAACTGTTTTCTCCTTTTGATGAAGACAAATATTTTTCATCAGGTGAAATTTCTGAAGATCTAAAACTTGTTGAAACTTCCTGTGGTGTGATAGCTCCTTTTATATGCTTTGAGCTTCGTTTTCCGGAACTGTTTCTCTATTTAAGGCAGGAAGGGGCTCAGATTTTTACTGTTTCTGCACAGTGGGGAAAAGCAAGACGGGAGCACTGGAAAACGCTATTAAGAGCAAGAGCTATTGAGAATCAGAGATTTGTTGTGGCTTCAAATGGTGTTGGAGAGATGGCCGGGTTTTCAGTAATTGTTGATCCGTGGGGAAGGATAATTTCTGAAGCGGGTGATGGTGAGTCTCTTATACATGGAGATATCAATCTTGCTGTAATTTCTCAGGTTGAGACAAAACTTCCTATGAGATAG
- a CDS encoding aminopeptidase, translating into MGVADFKDSEVDAVLKKLAEENLCLKSGEKLLIITDTEKASIGCRMFDILKDYVKEAVHYTYLPTGRHGIEPPEDVWNAAFGKKAVERLKREGLFKKILKKEINDDEETRVVEILESVKIPDVIVAVNRYSISHTLFRKLCNRFDARFASMPLFEEFMFYTSMQADWKEVERRSIAAAELLSSGDRVRITSGSGTDIVMEISGRKGIADTGRICSAGTFGNLPAGEAFIAPVEGTTEGVFVTNWAPDRKLKEPVRFYVERGRVVKVEGDAELVKYLELTFEQEENNRNIAELGIGTNERAIRFDNILEGEKILGTCHIAIGDNSAFGGKVRANVHIDFIVEKSTLVVELNSGKEKVVINKGRFVL; encoded by the coding sequence ATGGGTGTTGCGGATTTTAAGGATAGTGAGGTTGATGCTGTACTAAAAAAATTGGCCGAAGAGAACTTATGTTTAAAAAGCGGAGAAAAACTGTTGATAATTACTGACACGGAGAAAGCATCTATAGGATGCAGAATGTTTGATATTTTAAAAGATTATGTTAAGGAAGCGGTTCATTATACCTATCTTCCGACTGGCAGGCACGGTATTGAACCGCCAGAAGATGTCTGGAATGCGGCTTTCGGTAAAAAAGCAGTTGAGAGACTTAAAAGAGAGGGATTATTTAAGAAGATTTTAAAAAAAGAGATTAACGATGATGAAGAAACAAGAGTGGTGGAAATCCTTGAAAGCGTGAAAATACCGGATGTTATTGTTGCAGTGAACAGGTACTCTATAAGTCACACTCTATTTAGAAAGCTTTGTAACCGCTTTGATGCAAGGTTTGCAAGTATGCCTCTGTTTGAGGAATTTATGTTTTATACATCTATGCAGGCTGATTGGAAGGAAGTGGAGAGAAGAAGTATTGCAGCTGCTGAGCTTCTCTCTTCCGGAGATAGGGTGCGTATTACTTCTGGAAGCGGAACAGATATTGTTATGGAAATAAGCGGTAGAAAAGGGATAGCGGATACGGGAAGGATATGTTCTGCTGGAACTTTTGGAAATCTACCTGCAGGGGAGGCTTTTATAGCACCTGTTGAGGGGACGACTGAAGGAGTATTTGTTACGAATTGGGCTCCGGACAGGAAGTTGAAGGAACCTGTGAGATTTTATGTAGAGAGAGGAAGAGTGGTTAAGGTTGAAGGAGATGCAGAACTTGTAAAATATCTTGAATTGACTTTCGAGCAGGAAGAAAATAACCGAAATATTGCGGAATTAGGAATAGGAACCAACGAAAGAGCTATTAGGTTTGACAACATACTTGAGGGTGAAAAGATTTTAGGAACGTGCCACATCGCTATTGGTGACAACAGTGCTTTCGGTGGAAAGGTGAGGGCGAATGTTCACATAGACTTTATTGTTGAAAAGAGCACGCTTGTTGTTGAGCTAAATTCAGGGAAAGAGAAGGTTGTTATTAACAAAGGCAGGTTTGTCTTATAG
- the galE gene encoding UDP-glucose 4-epimerase GalE, translated as MKIAVTGGAGYIGSHTVKLLTEEGHNILVIDNLYNGHREAVPDNATFIKCDIRDIENLKEIFNEFKPEAVIHFAAFIEVGESTKNPLSFYINNVSGTLSLLSTMEETGIDKIIFSSTAAVYGNPKTVPIPETEPVKPINPYGQTKACVEKALKDISQFSNLKYVSLRYFNAAGADPSGLIGESHNPETHLIPLVLKTAKGEREQISIFGTDYPTPDGTCIRDYIHINDLAKAHLLALEYLMSGGESNVFNCGYGKGYSVREIIDMAKKVTEKDFKVVEEKRREGDPAILVADSKKLKSILNWKAEFDDLEFIIKTAWNWELNRRF; from the coding sequence ATGAAAATAGCAGTAACCGGCGGTGCCGGATACATAGGAAGCCATACAGTAAAACTTTTAACTGAGGAAGGTCACAACATTCTGGTAATAGATAACCTCTATAACGGCCACCGTGAAGCTGTACCAGACAATGCAACATTCATAAAGTGTGACATAAGGGATATAGAAAACCTAAAAGAAATCTTTAATGAATTTAAACCTGAAGCGGTTATCCACTTTGCAGCGTTCATAGAAGTGGGAGAATCGACAAAAAATCCACTATCGTTCTACATAAATAACGTCTCCGGAACACTATCCCTTCTATCTACAATGGAAGAAACAGGCATAGATAAGATAATATTTTCTTCCACTGCAGCCGTCTATGGAAATCCGAAAACCGTTCCCATCCCGGAAACAGAACCAGTAAAACCGATTAACCCTTACGGGCAGACAAAAGCCTGTGTAGAAAAAGCCCTTAAAGATATTTCCCAATTCAGCAATCTGAAATATGTCTCTTTAAGATACTTTAATGCTGCTGGAGCTGATCCTTCCGGTCTTATAGGAGAATCTCACAACCCAGAAACACACCTTATCCCTCTTGTTCTTAAAACGGCAAAAGGTGAAAGAGAACAAATATCCATATTCGGAACAGACTATCCGACACCTGACGGCACCTGTATTAGAGACTATATACACATAAACGACCTTGCGAAAGCTCATCTTTTAGCCCTTGAATATCTTATGAGCGGCGGAGAGAGTAACGTATTTAACTGTGGATACGGAAAGGGATATTCCGTAAGAGAGATAATAGACATGGCTAAAAAAGTTACAGAAAAAGATTTCAAGGTCGTTGAAGAAAAAAGAAGAGAGGGAGATCCAGCCATACTCGTTGCAGATTCAAAAAAGCTGAAAAGTATTCTTAACTGGAAAGCGGAATTTGACGATCTTGAATTTATAATAAAAACTGCTTGGAACTGGGAACTTAATAGAAGGTTTTAA
- a CDS encoding YjbH domain-containing protein, giving the protein MKKILKYTVLTAIGLSSVAAYGYSDPINIYGTTGYIFTPSAYIQPEKRTTAGTAVTNEFKNIFVSFVPFPGLETGLSYDLDNSNNKLLSLKYQFLPETKTLPAIAFGGNINGNSPFHGAYVVTSKYLDIPIPQTVTLGYGTGVYGGFFIGSEILIHPKLTLITEYIEPDKTELKNLNTKPVIHTNFGIKLMPVNNLQITFYYNFGREAGINLNYSFKF; this is encoded by the coding sequence ATGAAAAAAATCCTGAAATATACTGTCTTAACAGCCATTGGGCTGAGTTCAGTTGCAGCTTACGGATACAGCGATCCAATAAACATATACGGCACAACAGGCTACATATTTACTCCCTCGGCATACATTCAACCTGAAAAGAGAACAACAGCAGGAACTGCTGTTACTAATGAATTTAAAAACATATTTGTATCATTTGTTCCTTTTCCCGGTCTTGAAACAGGATTGAGCTATGATCTAGATAACAGCAACAACAAACTTTTAAGTCTGAAATACCAGTTTTTGCCTGAAACAAAAACACTTCCGGCAATAGCTTTTGGGGGAAATATAAACGGCAATTCCCCATTTCACGGTGCTTATGTTGTTACAAGCAAGTATCTCGACATTCCTATTCCACAAACTGTAACATTAGGATATGGAACAGGAGTTTACGGAGGTTTTTTTATCGGAAGTGAAATTTTAATCCATCCTAAATTAACATTAATAACCGAATATATTGAACCTGACAAAACAGAATTGAAAAATTTAAACACCAAACCTGTGATTCATACAAATTTCGGGATAAAACTCATGCCCGTGAACAACCTACAGATAACTTTTTACTACAACTTTGGAAGAGAAGCAGGTATCAACCTAAATTATTCCTTTAAATTTTAA
- a CDS encoding SLBB domain-containing protein, which translates to MRKYISLLTIITFSVAYIPETIAETISAPLTSGTNTLIQSQQTGTITNSTTSIPGTETGSSLSSETESKTVETAPSTETSPVKTVNPETEISSQIEKKIESLTETAKSAAFTGEISPIEAEFYTRTKTLGIKLKQFGYNFFVGKKLPALSIPVDKTYILGPGDELFLYVIGNPPNIDISQITKLAVDREGKIYIPGFGVFYVWGKTLGEAESLISKALGVNIKLTVGRLRTFPVYVSGEVRNPGAVIVTCANTVIDAITMAGGIKGTGSLRNVVIRRTTPKGIKTIHIDFYKLLLEGKPINIRLKDGDVVFIPPIKKVAGIGGGVRRPAIYELKGKETLKDLIKMAGGVLSSAYKYKVIIQRYKNNEFLEVVEGSLSDKRFMSQPLHGGDLVIIKKVISIPQNAVMVEGYTAYPGLYEYKPGMELSDLLKPDMFLIDTNMKFGLILRQYPPGTPPEYITFIPEEVINGKENIPLMPCDTVYLYKFGTTKNIDFNKVKNAFVVEGEIKYPGVYAYKKGMKLSNILKPDILTLNTNLYYAEIDRRDPKTLDIKEIKEFAPMDILNHKTDIEIKPLDVIKFYPKFLFSPIKVSGAVKNPHFIPYHRGMKLSDALSGIEFTEDIKKLKADIYRELPKNAKSAYALEKAQNIEVQAESGAEAIKSNITSVYLYNLLIKHDTDANITLNPGDRIVIREVAPDEIVEKVSVSGYVKKPGTFKITSKTTLYDVLKAAGGFRENAYPRGIIILRNSVKAMEKERLSKAILQMRQELEKEQAGIMQSDLSQQELAARQSAFESKRKLLELMEKTQVSGRITGIVVPKDLENLKNSPYNILLEDGDQIIVPKKPSSVLVFGEVYNPGAIVYQKGMTVKDYLKLCGGLTKDADSENIFIIKADGTTLSSDKKFSFITWNSEERRFLWGTPEKEILNYKLQPGDAVIVPTKIYVPTMWRPLIKDVIQIIYQSALTVYTVTHI; encoded by the coding sequence ATGAGAAAATATATTTCTCTTTTAACGATAATCACCTTCTCTGTCGCATACATTCCTGAAACAATCGCTGAGACGATATCAGCACCGTTAACATCAGGAACAAATACCCTTATTCAAAGTCAACAAACGGGAACGATAACAAACTCAACTACCTCTATTCCTGGAACGGAAACTGGCAGTTCTCTATCTTCTGAAACAGAATCTAAGACCGTTGAGACGGCGCCATCTACTGAAACCTCACCTGTTAAAACAGTCAACCCGGAAACAGAGATAAGTTCTCAAATAGAAAAAAAGATAGAAAGTCTTACCGAAACAGCTAAATCTGCCGCTTTCACCGGCGAAATAAGTCCCATAGAGGCTGAGTTTTATACAAGAACAAAAACTTTAGGGATAAAACTAAAACAGTTTGGATATAACTTCTTTGTAGGTAAAAAACTGCCAGCTTTAAGCATCCCCGTAGATAAAACCTATATACTTGGGCCAGGTGATGAGCTCTTTTTATACGTAATAGGAAATCCTCCCAACATTGACATATCCCAAATAACAAAACTTGCAGTTGACCGAGAAGGAAAAATCTACATCCCTGGATTTGGTGTCTTTTATGTCTGGGGAAAAACGTTAGGTGAAGCTGAATCACTTATATCAAAAGCCTTAGGAGTTAACATAAAACTCACCGTTGGAAGGCTTAGAACATTCCCTGTTTACGTTTCTGGAGAAGTCAGAAATCCAGGAGCTGTAATTGTCACATGTGCAAACACTGTAATCGATGCCATAACAATGGCCGGCGGTATAAAAGGCACAGGAAGTCTTAGAAACGTAGTGATTAGAAGGACAACACCAAAAGGCATAAAAACAATCCACATAGACTTTTACAAACTTCTCCTTGAAGGAAAACCTATAAACATAAGGCTTAAAGATGGCGATGTGGTCTTCATCCCTCCGATTAAAAAGGTTGCAGGAATTGGTGGTGGTGTAAGAAGACCTGCTATATACGAATTAAAAGGAAAAGAAACACTAAAAGACCTTATAAAAATGGCCGGTGGTGTTCTCTCATCTGCCTACAAATATAAAGTTATCATTCAACGCTATAAAAACAACGAGTTTCTGGAAGTAGTCGAAGGTTCTCTGTCAGATAAGAGGTTTATGTCTCAGCCTCTCCATGGAGGAGATCTTGTAATAATCAAAAAAGTGATCTCCATTCCACAAAACGCTGTAATGGTAGAGGGCTACACAGCCTATCCGGGACTCTATGAATACAAGCCAGGAATGGAGCTTTCCGATCTGTTAAAACCTGACATGTTTTTAATAGATACCAACATGAAATTCGGACTCATTCTTAGGCAGTATCCTCCCGGAACGCCGCCTGAATACATAACCTTTATTCCGGAAGAGGTGATTAACGGAAAAGAAAATATACCCTTAATGCCCTGTGATACGGTCTATCTTTACAAGTTCGGAACAACAAAAAACATTGACTTCAACAAAGTTAAAAATGCCTTCGTCGTAGAAGGAGAAATCAAATATCCCGGCGTTTATGCTTACAAAAAAGGTATGAAACTTTCCAATATCCTAAAACCGGATATACTTACTCTAAATACAAATCTATACTATGCAGAGATCGATAGAAGAGATCCTAAAACCTTAGATATAAAAGAGATAAAAGAATTTGCACCTATGGACATTCTAAACCACAAAACTGACATCGAAATAAAACCTCTTGACGTCATAAAGTTCTATCCAAAGTTTCTCTTTTCACCAATAAAGGTTTCCGGTGCCGTAAAAAATCCCCACTTTATCCCCTACCACAGAGGGATGAAACTCTCTGATGCACTCTCTGGAATAGAATTTACAGAAGACATCAAAAAACTAAAAGCTGACATCTACAGAGAACTACCCAAAAATGCAAAAAGCGCCTATGCCCTTGAAAAGGCACAAAATATAGAAGTTCAAGCAGAAAGTGGTGCTGAGGCAATAAAGAGCAATATAACTTCTGTTTACCTATACAATCTCCTTATAAAACACGATACAGATGCCAACATAACGTTGAATCCTGGCGACAGAATTGTCATAAGAGAGGTAGCGCCTGACGAAATCGTTGAAAAGGTTTCTGTATCCGGATATGTGAAAAAGCCTGGAACATTCAAGATAACATCAAAAACCACCCTTTATGACGTTCTGAAGGCAGCCGGTGGATTTAGAGAAAATGCATATCCAAGAGGCATCATAATTTTGAGAAATTCTGTAAAAGCTATGGAAAAGGAAAGACTTTCCAAAGCCATCCTTCAAATGAGACAGGAGCTTGAAAAGGAACAAGCAGGAATAATGCAGTCTGATCTGTCTCAACAAGAATTGGCAGCAAGGCAGAGTGCCTTTGAATCAAAGAGAAAGCTCCTTGAACTTATGGAAAAGACACAGGTATCTGGAAGAATAACAGGCATCGTTGTTCCTAAAGATTTAGAAAATCTTAAAAACTCTCCTTACAACATTCTCCTTGAAGACGGCGACCAGATTATAGTTCCCAAAAAGCCGTCAAGCGTTTTAGTGTTCGGTGAAGTTTACAATCCTGGTGCCATCGTTTACCAGAAAGGAATGACTGTTAAAGACTATCTCAAACTCTGCGGTGGTTTAACAAAGGATGCTGACAGCGAAAATATTTTTATAATAAAGGCAGATGGAACAACGCTATCTTCAGATAAGAAATTTTCTTTTATAACCTGGAACAGTGAAGAAAGACGGTTCCTGTGGGGAACCCCGGAAAAAGAGATACTCAACTACAAACTTCAACCGGGTGATGCCGTAATAGTACCGACAAAAATTTACGTACCAACGATGTGGAGACCACTTATAAAAGACGTTATACAGATTATTTATCAGTCCGCACTAACAGTTTATACAGTTACACACATTTAA